A single genomic interval of Gossypium raimondii isolate GPD5lz chromosome 11, ASM2569854v1, whole genome shotgun sequence harbors:
- the LOC105784943 gene encoding uncharacterized protein LOC105784943: MIDAASGGAMVDKTTEQARNLIANMAQNTQQFGLRRSDLGKRMDEGQSSMMEAQLANLTAMVSKLMTGGTAKASLCGICCSERHTTDMCPTLQEGEANAVFPNQRRYDPYSATYNEGWRDHPNLRYQNRATPPGFEQQNSRPYNMSQPTHQNPRNRWKISVFGIGSEAIANQSLIDDVNLGNLQAQVNNRLPSQPVANPRDNVSAIILRSGKELRSTLKKVQNSDKEDETEVKKVRFIDIKEENLALPKVDLQPSQTAPKEAWKSRLQQPTASHGVANFEQEMRVPELRAQASQNANNQPRSYVPKAPFPQRLRKEKSDDVNVKILETFHKIGDLKLDRAMLDLGASINVMPRSIYDKVQLGALKDTGLIIQLADRSNAYPDGVLEDVLVQVNELVFPSDFYVLDMGPNDNSIDVPLLLGRPFLKTTRTKIDVHKGNLTMEFDGEIIKFNIFDAMKYPTDINSVFTLDIIDNFVQDVYELGDEDELKSVLAKSIFYIDKHEFIISDSLIDSVCALDSPKLARFKPILPNLMVSGKQIPSLISPPRLELKELPENLK, from the exons ATGATCGATGCGGCGAGTGGAGGTGCAATGGTTGATAAAACTACTGAGCAAGCCCGAAATTTGATCGCTAATATGGCACAGAATACACAACAATTCGGTCTCAGGAGGTCCGACTTGGGTAAACGAATGGATGAAGGCCAGTCGAGCATGATGGAGGCTCAATTAGCTAATTTAACGGCTATGGTAAGTAAGTTGATGACTGGAGGTACTGCGAAAGCTTCACTATGTGGCATTTGTTGTTCAGAACGACATACCACAGATATGTGTCCGACATTACAGGAAGGGGAAGCTAACGCCGTCTTTCCAAATCAGAGGAGGTATGATCCATATTCAGCTACCTATAATGAGGGATGGAGAGACCACCCCAATCTCAGATACCAAAACCGTGCCACACCTCCAGGATTTGAGCAGCAAAATTCCCGACCATATAATATGTCACAGCCAACCCATCAAAACCCAA GAAACCGATGGAAGATTTCAGTCTTTGGAATCGGCAGTGAAGCAATTGCAAACCAGAGCCTCATCGACGATGTTAATCTTGGGAACTTACAAGCACAGGTAAATAATCGGTTACCGTCACAGCCTGTGGCAAATCCGAGGGATAATGTTAGTGCTATAATCTTGCGAAGTGGGAAGGAGTTGAGATCGACACTAAAGAAGGTCCAAAACAGCGACAAGGAAGACGAAACTGAGGTAAAAAAGGTCCgatttattgatattaaagAGGAAAATTTAGCCTTGCCAAAGGTTGATTTACAACCGTCGCAAACAGCACCAAAAGAAGCATGGAAATCACGTTTACAACAACCCACTGCTTCACATGGTGTAGCAAACTTTGAGCAGGAAATGAGGGTTCCCGAGCTTAGAGCACAAGCAAGTCAGAACGCTAATAACCAACCCCGGTCTTACGTGCCGAAGGCGCCATTTCCACAGCGTTTGAGGAAGGAAAAGTCAGACGACGTCAATGTCAAAATTCTAGAGACTTTCCACAAG ATAGGAGACCTTAAACTTGATAGGGCTATGCTTGATTTAGGAGCTTCTATAAATGTCATGCCTAGGAGTATCTATGATAAAGTTCAATTAGGTGCATTAAAAGACACAGGACTGATAATTCAACTTGCCGATAGAAGTAATGCCTACCCTGATGGCGTTTTAGAAGATGTTCTAGTGCAAGTAAATGAGTTAGTTTTTCCAtctgatttttatgttttagacatGGGACCTAATGATAATTCGATTGATGTACCCTTACTCTTAGGAAGACCTTTTCTTAAGACAACTAGAACGAAAATTGATGTGCATAAGGGGAATTTAACTATGGAATTTGAtggtgagataattaaatttaatatatttgatgctATGAAATATCCCACTGATATTAATTCTGTATTTACTCTTGATATAATTGACAATTTTGTTCAAGATGTCTATGAATTAGGGGATGAGGACGAGTTGAAAAGCGTTCTAGCTAAGAGCATTTTTTATATCGACAAGCATGAATTTATCATTTCTGATTCTTTAATTGACTCAGTTTGCGCATTAGACTCGCCCAAATTGGCACGATTCAAGCCGATTCTCCCTAACCTTATGGTGTCTGGTAAGCAAATTCCTTCATTGATTTCACCTCCTAGATTGGAGTTAAAAGAGCTGCccgaaaatttaaagtaa